The Alnus glutinosa chromosome 8, dhAlnGlut1.1, whole genome shotgun sequence DNA segment TGGGATTGGTGTTCATATAATTCTTCAATGTCCTATTAAGTTATATTTGTTCTTGAATGCCCATGTTAAAAGCTTCTGATTTGAGGTTATTTACTTTGATTCTCGCTTGCCATGTTGCTGTTTAGTAACCCATCAATCTCTTCTGCAGGTTATTTCTGTTTTTTGTGCATTTGAtgtgtgaaaaaaaagaaaaaaaagacttcGTGTTTTGGGTCATCAATTTTTGGTGTTTGTAAGACAAATATAGGAGCCCATGTGGCCTAGTTCGTGTTTTGGGTTGCCTGCATGGGATAATAGCAGCGAGAAATAAAACTTCTACAGAAGATTTGTTGGGAAGTAAGGAATCGGATTGTGAGTAAAGGGCAATTTAAAGCAATTGCTGTCAATATTGCATTATGCTCTAACTGGGGTATCTATCTCTCATAAAATTTTGAGTTGATTCTGCTGTGTGTCTGGTGGGTTGCTATTTGTTTGGCTGCTGGAAACTCTCTGGTTCTTTTGAGTTTCTTCGTGGCTGTGTTTCTTGGTTTCTGGTGGAAGTTTGGTCTGATGCTGTTTGGTGCTGTTCTAGAGTCTCTTTTGTAGTGATTGCATGGCATTTGTATATTGTTCctgattttgttctttgttgTTGTGGCCATTCCCAGAAGATTGGGATTGGCTTTGTTAGTTTGTACAAGGGTTGGTGTTGTAGGTTGCTTTGTGGCAACTTGAGTTCCAGTAGTTTTGTTACTGGAGGGACTTTGTATTCTTGTGTAGTTATAAAgattttcattcattcatttttttttaaaaaaaaaaaactgcaagaATGTTCTCagattctttttttctaatgtATTCTTGCATTGGTATGCAGCAATCTGATCAAAATCATGTTTCTGTCGAGAATTTTTGGGAGAACACTTTTTGCTGCAGCAAAATCTGAAACTTCTACTGCCACAGCTGCGGCTGCTTCTGCAGCTAGGAACCCTCTGGAAGAGTTCTTTGAGGCAGATAGAAGTGTAGATGATGACAAACCTTTTGTCTATGGTATGGGCATTTCATTTTCCTTGTTTCTGTTTGCTCATTGCCTTTACTAGTTGTTTTATTCATGGCCTTATGGTATTAGATATAGCGAGTTTGTTTGTCACGAATTCAATAAGAAAAAGGCGATGTTATGTTATTACGTGTGAAAATTAAGGGAATAGAAGGATGGAAAAGTGGTAATTTAGTGGGTTTGAAAGTTCATCAACAAGGTAAATTTATCAAGAGAATATGAAAAGGATTAAAGTTCATTAAGCACTCAAGAGActtgcaaagaaaaaaaaaataggaaaaaagaaaaagaaaagagttttaACGTCAAATAAGAGGTTAGCTAAATATAGTTGCAATAATATTTACATTTAAGAATTACAGCTAAAAATATCTGTAATCGACAAAAGTGTGGGAATTGAATTAAACCAAACTCAACCCAGCCTTGGATAATATATAGTCGTTCATGGGGATGGTCACATGTCCGAGGTGCTTCATCTAGTTCTCTTATTTACAGAAATGTAGATTTTACACAATGGCTTTTATCGTATCAAATCTTCTTGTCAAACAAGTACCCTTGAAACATGTttctataaatttaaataatgaatcaaaaggttaatattttaaagttgcttcactaatttttttaagatagAACTTTATCCAATCTGAAGTCATTTTGCACATGACTTCAGGTCGAAGTTGGAAGGCTTCTGAACTGCGGCTGAAGTCATGGGACGATCTTCATAAGCTATGGTATGTGTTGTTAAAGGAGAAAAACATGCTAATGACTCAACGCCAGATGCTTCATGCACAGAATCTACGATTTCCTAATCCAGAGCGCATTCCCAAGGTATAACTCCGTTACTTTGCTTCTCCCTTCATACAGTATGCAATTCTTGACACTTCTGGCTCCTCAAAATGCTTGGCTAATTGTGCATGGGCTGAGTATAATTTGAATGAGATAGCCATTTTGTCTCCAAACCTAGGACATCACTAAAACTCCTTTGCTGCTAGTACGGCAATTCTTAAAAAACTCTGGGATAATCTTCCTGTAGACAGATACAAGGACTTGTGTTATATAAACTGAATATTGATGTTAAAAGTTCTGCCATCAGTATATCCAATATTCTTGTTTTATTGGCTGCCTCGTAGTGCTCTGTTGAAGCAACTAAATTCATTTCTTTACGggtaaattacactttaccccacCAAAATAACACCCTATTTGCACTTAGATCTCTAATTTACAACTCACTACAACTCGAACCTGCAAACTACTAAATATTCAGAGTTTCCTTTTTGTTAGATTTAGCTATTACTTTGGATGGAAAACATCACGCTTGACTTGCACGTGCGCTAAAACCATTTTTGCATGACTAATTTGCCATTGATACCCACTGTTATACtaatagctaaaaaaaaaaagggggcaaAGTCTGAAACAACCACCCTATCTGAAGAGATGGGGGTCACATCGCACCCCATCTAAAGAGATGGGGCTGGCCACACACTTCGATCTGCCACACCCCATTTGTTCAGATGGGGTGTGTGGCCATCCCTGTTCAGActttgcctttttttcttttttctttttttttaaaaaaactattagtAAAATAGTGCGTTTCAAGGGCAAAATAGTCACAAAAAAGGGCTGGGGTAACATGCCAGTCACATGCAACGTTTTTCATCAAAACTAGCAGCCAAATTTGACATGGGTAACTCGGaacattttggtagtttgtaAGTTCAAGTGACTCATAGTTTGGAGGTCAAAGTGCAAATTaggtggtagtttggaggggggaggaggggggagggggtaTAGTGTaattaatcatttctctatttctgAGAACAACCTTTTTACTGAACATGATATTAACATGTAAAAATTCATTCTCTGAATTGAATTTCTCTGTAGACAGAATTTTTGGTGGTGTAacagtttattattattattattattattattattattattgtcaaCACACTAAGAAAATGCATTAGATACAGTATTTGACTAGGGAAGATGCCTGCATAGTGAAGAGAGACATTTGCCCTTGAGATATTCAAATCTTCTTCATTAATCGCTGATGCCAATAGATAATATTACCTTCAACCCTATCGTTCCATGCTTTGGATTACTGGCCTAAAGATGTTGGGAAGTTCATCTTGGCATTACACTTTGCAATCCATGAGATGATCCAAAGTATATAACAGAATGGGACATCCACAAATTTATTCATTCTCACTCTGAGGAGTATCTTTTCTGAAGATATACTGTATATATCCAGAACAGGGAATTATTTTGATCGCTTTCAATGTAACAATAATAAATTGGAACTAGGAAAAGATTGTGCTTTCCAACGGTGAAGAGATACATATTCcttgaaatattttaatttctcgTTTTAACACAGCTTACCTCAGTGGGTTCTGTTCTTTTTATAGCCAGCCTAACAAGGTTGAAAGTCAATTTTG contains these protein-coding regions:
- the LOC133875607 gene encoding uncharacterized protein LOC133875607; its protein translation is MFLSRIFGRTLFAAAKSETSTATAAAASAARNPLEEFFEADRSVDDDKPFVYGRSWKASELRLKSWDDLHKLWYVLLKEKNMLMTQRQMLHAQNLRFPNPERIPKVRKSMCRIKQVLTERAIEDPDPRRTAEMKRMINSL